The DNA region CCAGCTACTGCGGTGTGCTCAGGCTCGGCTGGAGCCTGGCCATGGCGGCCTGGGTGGCCCTGACGTTGCTGCTGGCGGCCTCGGTCAACTCGGCCCTCGCCGGCTCGCCGGCGCTGCTGATCACGGCGGCCGTCAGCTCGGCCGGCGGCTGTCTGGTGATGTACGTGCTGTTCCAGTGGCGCGGGGAGCAGGCCTACTCCGATCCGCTGACATCGCTGGTGGCGCGTAGCGGGCTGACCCGCGCCGCGGACCCGGCCATCGCCCGGGCGGTCAAGAAGGACGGCGCGGCGGTACTGCTCCTGCTCGACATCAACCGGTTCCGCGAGGTCAACGACGCGCTGGGGCACGAGGCCGGCGACGAACTGCTGCGCCAGCTGGCCCGCGCGCTGCCCGCGGTGACGCCGCGGCCGTCGTTCGTCGGCCGGCTCGGCAGCGACGAGTTCGCGCTCGTCATCGCCGTTCCGGCGGCTGAGGACCGGCGGGACGACGAGCTGGGCGATGGCGACGCCGGGCGGGGAGCCCTCGACCGGGGCGGCGCCGGGCCCGGCGGCCCGCGTCGGGGCGGGTCCACGCCGGGGTCGGCGAGTCGGGAGAGCGGCCTGCGTGAGCTCGGTGAGTCGGTGCTGCGCCAGATCGAGGGACCGTTCACGGTGCACGGCGTCGAGGTCGAGGTCGAGGCGAGCGCCGGGCTGGCCGCCGCCCCGCGGGACGGGGAGACGATCGGGTCGCTGCTGCCCTGCGCGGACGCGGCGCTGTCCCGGGCGAAACGCGAGGGTGAGCGGGTCGGCCTGTGGGACGCGGGTATCGCCGGGGTGCGCTCCTGGGAGATCGCGCTGTACGCCGAGCTGCGCGCGGCCATCGCCAGGGACGAGCTCATCGTCTTCTACCAGCCGCTCCAGGCGGCGGCGACCGGGCGGATCGTCGGCGTCGAGGCTCTCGTGCGCTGGAGCCATCCGACCCGCGGGCTGTTGCCGCCTGGCGCGTTCCTGCCGATGGCGGAGCGCTCGGCGCTCATCGTCGACGTCACCCGCTGGGTACTGGACGAGGCGCTGCGGCAGTGCGCCGCCTGGGCCGCCCGTGGGCTGCATGTGCCCGTCTCGGTGAACCTGTCCGCCCGCATGCTCGTCCTGGACGACCTGCCCAGCCTGGTGACCGGGAGCCTGGCCCGCCACCAGCTCCCCCCGGACGTGCTGACCCTCGAGATCACCGAGAGCGCGCTGGTGACCCAGCCCGGCCGGGCCGCGGCCATGCTCCGGGAGCTGCGCAGCAAGGGCGTCAAGCTCGCGCTGGACGACTTCGGCACCGGCTACAGCTCGATGGAGATCCTCAAGGCACTGCCGTTCGACGAGGTCAAGATCGACCGCGGGTTCGTCGCGGACGCCCGCGGCAGCCTGCCGGACGCGGCGATCGTGCGTTCGGTGCTGGACCTCGGCCACCGGCTAGGCCTGCGGGTCGTCGGCGAGGGCGTCGAGGACGAACGGACGCTGCGGATGATGACCGAGCTCGGCTGCGACATCCTGCAGGGTGACGCGATCTCGCGCCCGCGCCCGCCGGCGCACCTCGAGGATCTGCTGGTCGCGCGGACCGCGCCCACCGACCGCCCCGGTCCCGCCGGGGCGACCCTGCCGGCCGGCGATGCGGTGCCGGCCGGCGTGGGTGGCGTGCCGACGGGCGGCGACGGCTCGGCGGGTGACGCGGTCGACGCGGCGCGTTCCGCGCCGATCGTCACCCAGGACGGCACCTTCACGGTGTCGCAGACGCGGCGGTTCGGTGTCCTGGCCCCGCCGGTGGCGGACGAGGCGGCGCGGGTCGCCGCGACCCGGCGCTACGAGATCGCGTTCCAGCCGCGGACCTACCCCCTGGACGACATGGCGGCTCTCGCGGCGGCGATGACCGGCTGCAACGTTGGGTCGGTGCTCCTGGTCGGCGCCGACAGGGAGACCTACCTGGGCCGGCACGGCCACGACATGAACGACGTGCCGGCCCGGGTCGGCGTGGCCTCGCACGCCGTCGCGGCGGGCGAGCTGGTGGAGGTCCCCGACTCGATGCTCGACACCCGGTTCGCGCACGGGACCAGGGCGTTCCCCGGCCGGCCGATCCGCTTCATCGCCGCCGTCCCGGTGCGGACCTCCGACGGCCACGCCATCGGCGCGGTCACGATCAGCGACCGGATCCCGCGGCGACTCACCCCGGGCCAGCGCGAGGCCCTGGAGAGCCTCGCCCGGCACGCCGCGGTCATGATGGACGTCCGCCGGGAGGCCGTGCTGCTCGCCGTGGTCACCGACACCGCGCGGGCGCTGGACCAGCTGTGGTATCCGGACGATCTTCCCGCGGCGGCGTCCCTGGTCAGCGACGCCGCGCGGCACATGCTGGGCGGCGACGTCGTCACCGTCCTGATGTCCGACGCGCCCGGCTCGACGGTCTACAGCTCCGTCGGGGCCTCCCGGGCGCCCGGGGCCACCTCCATCATCAAACCGGGGCAGCGGTTCAGCTCGAACGACGAGACGGTCATCGGCGAGGTCCTGCGGACGCAGAGCCCACTGTTCGTCCCGGACGCGCCGACCTTCCCCGGCTTCAACCTGGACATCGTCCGCACCAGCGGTGTGGCCTCCGCGTTTCTGGTTCCGATCCCGGGGGAGGGCGGCGCGCTCGGAGTCATGTGCGCCCGCTGGCCGGACCCGGTGGCCGCGATCGACCCGTCGCTTTACCGGGCGATGGCGCTGCTGGCCGGGCAGGCCGGCCACGGCCTCGGCCGGCTGCGGGCCGCCCCGACCGGGGAGCGCCGCACGGATGGCGCCGCCGGGCCCACCAGCCGGGCGGAGTTCCTCTCCACCCTGCAGGGGCTGTCGCCGGGCACCGCGGTGTGCCTGTTCGACGTCCGGGCCGGTGACGCCGCGGGGCTCGACGTAGCCGGGCTCCGGCCGGGCGCCGGCGACCGTCGGGCCGCCGCCCGGGACCGGCTGACCGGCCGGTTCGCCGAACACCTGCGGGCCGTCTGCGACGAGTCGACGCAGCTGGCCCGCTGGTCGGTCAGCCGGTTCGCGGTGGCCATCCCGACCGGCGGTCGGGAACGGGCCGAGGCGATGGTCGACGAGCTCCGCCGGTCGTGGGCCCGGGAGTCGGCGGCGCCGATCGCCGTCGGCATCTCGGTGACCAGGAGCCACGAGCCGTCGAGCGCCGCGCTCATCGACGCGGAGAACCGCCTGCTGGAGAAGCTGGCGTTGGTCACCCGGGCCGAGCGGGTAGCCGCGGCGCGCGTGACAGCAACGTCAGCAGGGGTCTGACCCCGTCGGGCACCGGTTCGTGGAACGTCCGCTCCACCCGCCCGCCCGGGTACTCGACCTCGATGACGTAGACGAAGCGGTCCGCCCCGGCCGGGCCGACCGCCCCGCCCCGGCTAGCCGGCCCGGCCGGGTCAACCGGGGCGGGCGGCCCGGCCGGCTCGGTCGTGACCGAGGCGGCCAGCGACCGCAGCGTGGCCGCCTGGTCGGCGGGGAGCTGGGCGGTGTCGAGGCCACGCCGGACCGGGCGGCCCAGGATCCCGCCGGAGCGTTCCAGGACCACTCTTATCCGCCCGGCCAGGTCGGCGGGGCCGCCGCCGTCCGGGCGGGGCCCGGTGTTCCGGTCGCCGGTCACGCTCCGATTCTCCCCGCCCGCCCGGGGCCTCAGACCGGCACGCCGACCGAGGCCCAGGCGTCCCGCACGGCCTGGGTCTCCTCCGGCCCGAACAGCACCTGGGCCTGGCGTGAGGTGGCCGCGGCGAACGACCGGAACGTGGCGTTCGGCCGCAGCTGGGGGGCACGCAGCGCCTCGTACCAGATTCGGCCCGCGCGCTCCCAGGCGTGGCCGCCGAGGGCCACCGCGAGCGTGTAAAAAGCCTTGTTCGGGATGCCCGAGTTGATGTGCACCCCGCCGTTGTCGGTCGTCGTGCGGACGTAGCCGTCCATGTGCGCGGGCTGGATGTCGTCGCCGAGCACCGGATCGTCGTAGGCCGTCCCGGGCTCCTTCATCGACCGCAGCGCCACGCCTTGCACGGCGTCGGTGAGCAGGCCCGCGCCGATCAGCCAGTCGGCCTCCGCGGCGGTCTGGCCGAGCGCGTGCTGCTTCACCAGCGAGCCGAAGACGTCGCTCAGCGACTCGTTCAGCGCGCCCGACTGGTTCAGGTACATCAGCTGCGCCTCGTCCTCGGTGACGCCGTGCGCGAGCTCGTGGCCGATGACGTCCAGCGAGACCGTGAACCGGTTGAACAGCTCGCCGTCACCGTCACCGAAGACCATCTGCCGGCCGTTCCAGAAGGCGTTCTCGTAGTGCTCGCCGTAGTGCACGGTCGCGAGCAGGCCCATCCCGTCGTCGTCGATCGAGTCCCGGCCGTAGGCGTCGAGGAAGAACGCGAACGTGGCGCCGAGGCCGTCGTACGCCTCGTTCACCGCGACGTCGGCCACCGGGCCGGCGCCCTCGACCCGCACGGTCGTGCCCGGCAGGTCCTCGGACTCCTTCGCGTCGCCGATCGTGCGGCGCGGGCCGCTGGTCGGGGCCAGCCGCGGCGGGGTCGCCGGGCGCTGCACCGAGCGCATCAGGGCGTTGTGCACCCGCACGCTGCGGTGCGAGGAGTCCTGGGCCATGGTGGACAGCGCGCGGGCGCGCTGCTCGTCGTTCCCGTTCCTGGCGATGCGCTCGAGGATGTGCGGTGGCACGGCACAGGGCGCGCAGCGTCGGTGGCCGGTCATCGGCGACTCCTCCACGTGTGGGCCGTCCCGGGTGGATCTGACCCGCCGCCACCGACCTTGGTCGCTACGTGAGCAGATGTCCAGATCGGCCTGAGCCGTCCGGTGCCGAGATCGTCGCCGATGTCGTCGCCGAGCCGGTCGCCGAGGTCGTCGCCGCGGTCAGTCCCGGCGCCGCCGGGACGAGCTCGCCGCACCGCGGCTGGGGCTCGACGGTCTCGAACACGTCACCGGTCCCGGAGACGCGGACGAAGTCGGCGCAGCGGTCCAGCTGGCCCGACCCGGCGGAGAGGTCGACCTTCCGGATGAGCAGGCCGCCGGCGTCGTAGTCGGTCACGCCGCGCAGCCCGTGGATGTAGGAGTCGCGGGTCGGGCAGTGCCCCGGGGTCCGCAGGCCGCGCAGGAACAGGTCGGCGCTGATCCAGCCGTTGACGGCGCTCTGCTGGCTTGGTGGCTGGATCTCGGGGGCGTGCCGGGCCATCGCGGCCAGGTAGTCGCGGTGCGCGGGCAGGTCCCGCTCCAGCGCGGTGAAGGGCAGCGGCGTGTAGGTGCCGGCCAGGGCCTGCCGCAGGCCGGAGGCCAGCACCCGCATGTCGTAGCCGGCGGGCGAGATCGCCGTCCCGAACGGGTGGCCCCGCTCGGCGGCGGTGATCAGCGCGCCGGTGTAGATGTCGAGCGAGGTCGCCGCCACCAGGGTGTCCGCCCCGGTCCGGACGATCCGCCCGACGACGTTGGCCATGGTGATGCCGTCGATCGGCTCCTCGAACACGACCGGGATGCCCGCCGCCTCCAGACTGCGCCGCGCGCTCTCGGCGTAGAGCAGGGAGGCCCGGGTCGCCGAGGTGATGATCAGTGCCGCCCGGGTTCCGCCCCGGGACTGGACGAACTGCCCCAGGGTGGTCGTCGCCTCGGTGTCGTCGGCGACGTAGGTGTACGTGAACATGTTCGGGTGGTCCGCCCACAACGGCTGGTCGGCCACCCCCACCACGGGAATGTGCTGCTGGTCGAGCCAGGGCGCGGACTGTTCCGAGTACGCCGTGTGTTCGAGGATCGCGAACGCGCCCGCGGCCACGAGATCCTTCGCCGCGCGCAGGTTGACGCCCGGGCTGGACTCGTCATCACGCCAGATCGCCGTGATCCGGCGGCCGTCCACCCCGCCGGCGGCATTCTGCTCCGCCAGGCGGGCCTCGACGCCGGAGCGGAATCCGGTGTATTGGGCCGACACCGCGCCGCTGTCCGGGTAGAGCACGCCGACCGTGATCCCGTCGTCGGTGACGCCCGGCGCGCAGGTCCACGCCGCCGTCCCGTTCTGGGTGGATCCCCCTGCGCCACAGGCACTCACCAGCGCCGCCGTCACGAGCGCCGTGCCGATCAACTTCGAACGAGACACCAGGACGATCCACCTCTCCGATCCGGCACGTGACGGGCCGCGGGGTTCTCGGGCAGTCACGAGGTCTTACGCCCGGGTGGTCGTCCGGCCTGTGAAAGCCGTGTTAGATCACAGCGCGGAAATTCGCGCCCGAACGCCGCTCAAGTGGTGCTCGCGGGAAATTCGTCCGGTGTCGGAGAAAATGAGAAAATCGGCGCGGATATACGCCGCCACCGAACCGTCCATCGGGCCTGTCCGGCCTTTTTCGGCCGGCGGCCTCCGCTGGCCGATCGCTAGCCGATGTCGTCCGCTAGCCGACGTCGTCGACGTGGACCGGCGGGCGGGTGGTGGTCACCCGGGCCGGGCGTCGCCTGGCGCGCACCCGGCGGGTCACCAGGACCACCACGGCGTGGGCGCAGGCCAGCGCGATGCCGCCGAGGACGAGCAGGCTCGCGTGGTTGTCGAGCCAGCGGACCAGGTCGCTGGTCCACGGCCCGAGGGCGCTGCCCGCCGACAGGTACAGCGCCGAGGAGGTCATCGAACCGGGGATGAGGAACCGCAGGAACCGGCGCGTCGACACCGACCCGGTGCCCAGCGCCGCGTCGACGGCCACGTTCGTGTTGATCAGGCAGAACCACAGCAGGCCGCGCTGCGCGCCGTGCCGGGACAGGACGGTGACCAGTCGGCTGGTGCCGATCCGGCGCAGCAGCAGCGACCGGATGTTGTGACGGGCCAGGCCGAAGTACCCGAGATCGAGCAGGGCCCGCAGCACCGTGGCGATCAGCAGCGCGGGCAGGAACGCGACGTCCCCGCCGACCAGCAGCAGGACGGAGACCGTGGGCCGCAGCGCGATGAGCAGCAGCGGAGCGGAGCTGGCGAGCGTGGGCAGCAGCACCAGGCCCACCGTGCCGGCAGCGAGCAGGCCGCCGGTGAGCAGCGCCGGCCAGCCTCGGACGAGCACCGCCCGCGCCCGCGCCGAGCGGCTGGGCCGGATCCGGCCGGGCTCGGTGCTGGTGGGTGCCACCCGTCCAGTGTGCCGACCAGCTCGGCCGGCTCGCGTCGCCCGGACCCGTCGCGGGCCGGCCGCGGACCCGTCCCGGACCCGTCGCGGGCCCGGGTGGAGCCTGGCAGACTCGGCTGGTGCTGATTGTGGGCCTCACGGGCGGAATCGGGTCGGGTAAGAGCGCCGTGTCGGAGCTCCTGGTGGAACACGGCGCCCTGCTGGTGGACGCCGACCGGATCGCCCGCGAGGTCGTCGCCCCCGGGACACCGGGTCTCGCCGCCGTCGCCGAGGCGTTCGGGTCGTCCGTGCTACAAGCGGACGGCGCCCTCGACCGGGAGGCCCTGGGGCGGGTGGTGTTCGCCGACACGGCGAGCCGACGCCGGCTCGAGGCGATCACTCATCCGTTGATCCGGGCGGAGATGGCGGGCCGGATCGCGGCCGCGCCGCCGGACGCCGTCGTGATCCACGACATCCCGCTGCTGGTGGAGGGCGGACCGCGCCCCGGCTACCATGTGATCGTGGTCGTCGAGACACCGCGTGGGCTGCGGCTGGAACGGCTCGCCCGGCGCGGCCTCGCCCGCGACCAGGCCGAGGCCCGGATGGCCGCCCAGGCCACCGACGAGCAGCGGCGGGCGGTGGCCGACATCCTGGTCGACAACAGCGGGTCGCTCGACGAGCTGCGGGCCCGGGTGGACGAGGTGTGGGCGGAGCTGCTGCGCCGGCGGGACGCCGGGCTGGCCGAGCCCGCCCAACCCGCCGGGCCCTCAGCGCGTTCCGGCCTCTGAGCGCCGGCGTCGTGGCCTGGGAGTGGGACGCGGCCGCCTACGGGCGGCTGCGGCTGCCGCACGAGCTGTGGGGGCGGCGCGCCATCGCCCGGCTCGCGCTCACCGGCACCGAGACGGTGCTGGACGCCGGCTGCGGCACCGGGCGGGACACCGCGGTGCTGCTCGAGGCGCTCCCGCGCGGCCGGGTCGTCGCCGTCGACGCCTCGGCGGCCATGCTCGACCAGCTCCGCGCGCGGCTGCCCGACTCGGGACGGCTCACCGTCCTCCAGTCGGACCTGGGCGACCCGCTGCCGGTCGCCGGGCCGGTCGACGCCGTGCTGAGCGTGGCCGCCCTGCACTGGATAGCCGATCACCGGCGGGTGTTCGACAACCTCGCGGCGGTCCTGCGGCCGGGGGGCCGGCTCGCGGTCGACTGCGGCGGCCACGGCAACATCGCCTCCGTCCAGGCGGCCCTGGCGGCGGTGCTCGGGGAGGCTCCGCAGGTGTGGAACTTCGCGACGCCGGCCGAGACGGAGCGGCGTCTCGCCGCGGCCGGCTTCGTCGACATCGACGCCCGGCTGCGCGCCGAGCCCGCCCGGTTCGATGATCCGGCCGCGTTGCACGACTACCTGGAGGTCGTGCTCGGCGCGCACCTGGCCAGGCTGGGCGTCGACGAGCGCGCGGCCTTCGTCCGGGCGGTCGCCGAGCGGCTGCCCCGGCCCGCCGTCGACTACGTCCGCCTCGAGATCCACGCCCGCCGCGCGGCCTGACCCCGGCCCGGTTCCGGCACCGGGCGTTCGCGCGGCTACCGGACGTTCGCGGCGTCCATTCCGCGCAGCTCCTTCTTCAGTTCGTTGACCTCGTCGCGCAGCCGGGCCGCCAGCTCGAACTGCAGCTCCTTGGCGGCCTCGTGCATCTGGTCGTCGAGCTGGCGGATGAGCTGGGCGAGCTCGTGGCGCGGCATGCCGGCGAGCTCCGCCGCGTACCGGCCGACCGCGTCTCCCGCCTTCGACTTCATCCCGGGCACCGGGGCCTTGCCGCGGGACTGCGCCCGGCCG from Parafrankia discariae includes:
- a CDS encoding EAL domain-containing protein, which encodes MTSGPVVVDRRRLLMVLTIGMAGFFLLILTIPGSPGRLRAGSWIGLAIALVNLALIQRLVANHERWPWLAALAAASMAAGMGTAAADAVPGEESQLFLLWFPWIASYCGVLRLGWSLAMAAWVALTLLLAASVNSALAGSPALLITAAVSSAGGCLVMYVLFQWRGEQAYSDPLTSLVARSGLTRAADPAIARAVKKDGAAVLLLLDINRFREVNDALGHEAGDELLRQLARALPAVTPRPSFVGRLGSDEFALVIAVPAAEDRRDDELGDGDAGRGALDRGGAGPGGPRRGGSTPGSASRESGLRELGESVLRQIEGPFTVHGVEVEVEASAGLAAAPRDGETIGSLLPCADAALSRAKREGERVGLWDAGIAGVRSWEIALYAELRAAIARDELIVFYQPLQAAATGRIVGVEALVRWSHPTRGLLPPGAFLPMAERSALIVDVTRWVLDEALRQCAAWAARGLHVPVSVNLSARMLVLDDLPSLVTGSLARHQLPPDVLTLEITESALVTQPGRAAAMLRELRSKGVKLALDDFGTGYSSMEILKALPFDEVKIDRGFVADARGSLPDAAIVRSVLDLGHRLGLRVVGEGVEDERTLRMMTELGCDILQGDAISRPRPPAHLEDLLVARTAPTDRPGPAGATLPAGDAVPAGVGGVPTGGDGSAGDAVDAARSAPIVTQDGTFTVSQTRRFGVLAPPVADEAARVAATRRYEIAFQPRTYPLDDMAALAAAMTGCNVGSVLLVGADRETYLGRHGHDMNDVPARVGVASHAVAAGELVEVPDSMLDTRFAHGTRAFPGRPIRFIAAVPVRTSDGHAIGAVTISDRIPRRLTPGQREALESLARHAAVMMDVRREAVLLAVVTDTARALDQLWYPDDLPAAASLVSDAARHMLGGDVVTVLMSDAPGSTVYSSVGASRAPGATSIIKPGQRFSSNDETVIGEVLRTQSPLFVPDAPTFPGFNLDIVRTSGVASAFLVPIPGEGGALGVMCARWPDPVAAIDPSLYRAMALLAGQAGHGLGRLRAAPTGERRTDGAAGPTSRAEFLSTLQGLSPGTAVCLFDVRAGDAAGLDVAGLRPGAGDRRAAARDRLTGRFAEHLRAVCDESTQLARWSVSRFAVAIPTGGRERAEAMVDELRRSWARESAAPIAVGISVTRSHEPSSAALIDAENRLLEKLALVTRAERVAAARVTATSAGV
- a CDS encoding protealysin inhibitor emfourin, whose protein sequence is MTGDRNTGPRPDGGGPADLAGRIRVVLERSGGILGRPVRRGLDTAQLPADQAATLRSLAASVTTEPAGPPAPVDPAGPASRGGAVGPAGADRFVYVIEVEYPGGRVERTFHEPVPDGVRPLLTLLSRAPRLPARPG
- a CDS encoding M4 family metallopeptidase, with the protein product MTGHRRCAPCAVPPHILERIARNGNDEQRARALSTMAQDSSHRSVRVHNALMRSVQRPATPPRLAPTSGPRRTIGDAKESEDLPGTTVRVEGAGPVADVAVNEAYDGLGATFAFFLDAYGRDSIDDDGMGLLATVHYGEHYENAFWNGRQMVFGDGDGELFNRFTVSLDVIGHELAHGVTEDEAQLMYLNQSGALNESLSDVFGSLVKQHALGQTAAEADWLIGAGLLTDAVQGVALRSMKEPGTAYDDPVLGDDIQPAHMDGYVRTTTDNGGVHINSGIPNKAFYTLAVALGGHAWERAGRIWYEALRAPQLRPNATFRSFAAATSRQAQVLFGPEETQAVRDAWASVGVPV
- a CDS encoding ABC transporter substrate-binding protein, with translation MSRSKLIGTALVTAALVSACGAGGSTQNGTAAWTCAPGVTDDGITVGVLYPDSGAVSAQYTGFRSGVEARLAEQNAAGGVDGRRITAIWRDDESSPGVNLRAAKDLVAAGAFAILEHTAYSEQSAPWLDQQHIPVVGVADQPLWADHPNMFTYTYVADDTEATTTLGQFVQSRGGTRAALIITSATRASLLYAESARRSLEAAGIPVVFEEPIDGITMANVVGRIVRTGADTLVAATSLDIYTGALITAAERGHPFGTAISPAGYDMRVLASGLRQALAGTYTPLPFTALERDLPAHRDYLAAMARHAPEIQPPSQQSAVNGWISADLFLRGLRTPGHCPTRDSYIHGLRGVTDYDAGGLLIRKVDLSAGSGQLDRCADFVRVSGTGDVFETVEPQPRCGELVPAAPGLTAATTSATGSATTSATISAPDGSGRSGHLLT
- the coaE gene encoding dephospho-CoA kinase; protein product: MGLTGGIGSGKSAVSELLVEHGALLVDADRIAREVVAPGTPGLAAVAEAFGSSVLQADGALDREALGRVVFADTASRRRLEAITHPLIRAEMAGRIAAAPPDAVVIHDIPLLVEGGPRPGYHVIVVVETPRGLRLERLARRGLARDQAEARMAAQATDEQRRAVADILVDNSGSLDELRARVDEVWAELLRRRDAGLAEPAQPAGPSARSGL
- a CDS encoding class I SAM-dependent methyltransferase; the encoded protein is MAWEWDAAAYGRLRLPHELWGRRAIARLALTGTETVLDAGCGTGRDTAVLLEALPRGRVVAVDASAAMLDQLRARLPDSGRLTVLQSDLGDPLPVAGPVDAVLSVAALHWIADHRRVFDNLAAVLRPGGRLAVDCGGHGNIASVQAALAAVLGEAPQVWNFATPAETERRLAAAGFVDIDARLRAEPARFDDPAALHDYLEVVLGAHLARLGVDERAAFVRAVAERLPRPAVDYVRLEIHARRAA